The Salinibacter grassmerensis nucleotide sequence TCGGTCCCGGCCGACATCTCCTCCGCCGTCGAGGCCGTCGTCTCCGCGGCCGCCGAGAGCCGGCTGCTGGTGGTCTCAACCTCCTGAATGAGGCCGGAAAGCTGGTCGATCATCGCGTTGACCTGCTCCATGAGCTGGCCCACCGCATCGTCGCTTTTGACCGTCAGCCGCTGGGTGAGGTCTCCCTGCTCCACGGCCGACAGCACGCCGGAAATGCGGCTGAACTGCTCGCGCAGATACTCCTGCTCCTCCTCGGCCTCGTGCTGGAGGGTCTCGGCCTTCTCCAGGGCCTCCTCCGCCTGCGCCGACTTCTCTTCCAGGGTCTCGGTCTTCTCCCGGCTCGCCGTCACCATCGCGTTGAAGGCGTCGGCGAGCTGGCCAATCTCGTCCCCCTGGTCCGCGTCCACGTGCACGTCCAGCCGGCCGCCTTGGACTTCCTCCGCCGCCTCACGGAGCGCGTTGACCGGGCGCGAGACGGTGCGCCGCAGCACCACCACGATAAACACGCCCAACAGCCCAATGCCAACGACAATTCCGCCCGCAATTAGGTAGCTCGTCTGCTTGGTCTCCTGCAACACCGTGGACGGCATGACCATGAGCACTTTCCCGATCACCTCTCCATTGCTCATGATATCCGACGTGGCGACCAACGCAGACGTCCCTTTGGTCGTCTGGATCCATCGGGTCGTCTCGTCGCCATCCTTTATCTCTTGGGCCGAGGATGGGAGCATCCCCTCAAGCCCGTACGAGTTGATTTCCACTCCTTCAGAATCGTAGACCCCACCGCCGAGTGCCGATCCGCTCTCTACAGTCCGCTTGAGCATCTGCCTGATGCCCGTTTGATCGCTCATTTTTATCCTCATGACGGACTGCAGGCCCACCGTCTTGGCCATCAACTCTCCGCGTCGCTCAACCTCACGCTCTGTCTGATCGAGGGAGTAGAACACGAACGAGAGAAAGAGAACGACGAACCCCACGGCCCCGATCGTCAAGAGCAAGGCAAATCGGGTGCTGAGGTTCAGGTCTGTAAATCGTAGCGACATGAGTTTGGGTGTCGGAAGATATACGGGGGTTAGCGTCGAAGAGGAGGCGTGAGCCTACACAGTGTCTCACGCATGGCGCATGAGACGCGCCAACTCTTCCATCGTCGCGTCGGTGCACGGACGGTGCGGATGGACGAACACGAGCAGCGTCGCCCACTCGATCAACCAACTCATCAGCAGTACGTGAATCTACTTCCAGCCGCCGCCCAGAGGATCATAGCAATCCACCCCATTGGGAGGATCGTCCAGATGTCGAAAGCAGGGCGCTGCATGACACGAGACGACGAGACATAGGAATCCGACGCACCCAAATTATCGGTGGGGCGGAGCGGACCTTAAGCACTTCCATCGGCTTGACGCCGCGCTAGGCGCGCTC carries:
- a CDS encoding HAMP domain-containing protein, with translation MSLRFTDLNLSTRFALLLTIGAVGFVVLFLSFVFYSLDQTEREVERRGELMAKTVGLQSVMRIKMSDQTGIRQMLKRTVESGSALGGGVYDSEGVEINSYGLEGMLPSSAQEIKDGDETTRWIQTTKGTSALVATSDIMSNGEVIGKVLMVMPSTVLQETKQTSYLIAGGIVVGIGLLGVFIVVVLRRTVSRPVNALREAAEEVQGGRLDVHVDADQGDEIGQLADAFNAMVTASREKTETLEEKSAQAEEALEKAETLQHEAEEEQEYLREQFSRISGVLSAVEQGDLTQRLTVKSDDAVGQLMEQVNAMIDQLSGLIQEVETTSSRLSAAAETTASTAEEMSAGT